Proteins encoded by one window of Hippoglossus hippoglossus isolate fHipHip1 chromosome 15, fHipHip1.pri, whole genome shotgun sequence:
- the gclc gene encoding glutamate--cysteine ligase catalytic subunit, translated as MGLLSQGSPLNWEETKKYADHIRKHGIIQFLNIYHKVKERQRDVLKWGDEVEYMLVELDEKDEKVRLVLNGKEVLETLQDQGEKINPNHPTLWRPEYGSYMIEGTPGQPYGGTMSEFNTVEGNMGKRRREASSVLSQNETLCTITSFPRSGCPGFTQPEHRPTPVEKGVSKSLFFPDEAINRHPRFSTLTRNIRHRRGEKVVINVPIFKDKCTPSPFVEDFPEDDGEAARAALPDHIYMDAMGFGMGNCCLQVTFQACSIDEARYLYDQLATFCPIVMALSAASPFYRGYVSDIDCRWGVISASVDDRTQEERGLKPLKNSKYRIFKSRYDSIDSYLSSCGEKYNDIDLTIDTEINEQLLSAGIDKLLAQHIAHLFIRDPLSVFQEKIHLDDENESDHFENLQSTNWQTMRFKPPPPNSDIGWRVEFRPMEVQLTDFENAAYVVFVVLLTRVILSYKLDFLIPLSKVDENMKEAQKRNAVQEGMFYFRKDIFKGCSTVLDGASSAQNGLETDGGDNEEYTLMSIDTIINGKEGVFQGLIPILNCYLENMEVDVDTRCTILNYLKLIKKRASGELMTMAKWMREFVATHPQYKQDSVLTDKINYDLFRKCDRIGKGEEQCPELIGNPVNKFK; from the exons ATGGGTCTGCTGTCACAGGGCTCTCCGCTGAACTGGGAGGAAACCAAGAAGTATGCGGACCACATCAGAAAACACGGCATCATCCAGTTCCTCAACATCTACCACAAGGTGAAGGAGCGGCAGAGGGACGTGCTGAAATGGGGCGATGAG GTTGAGTACATGCTGGTGGAACTGGATGAGAAGGATGAGAAGGTTCGACTCGTCCTGAATGGCAAAGAGGTTTTGGAAACTCTCCAAGACCAGGGTGAAAAGATAAACCCCAA TCACCCAACGCTCTGGAGGCCAGAGTACGGCAGCTACATGATTGAGGGAACTCCAGGGCAGCCGTACGGCGGCACCATGTCAGAGTTCAACACTGTGGAGGGCAACATGGGGAAGAGACGACGAGAGGCCTCATCTGTCCTCAGCCAGAACGAAACCCTCTGCACCATCACCTCATTTCCAAG GTCAGGTTGCCCAGGTTTCACCCAACCAGAGCACCGGCCAACTCCTGTGGAGAAGGGAGTGTCGAAGTCACTGTTTTTCCCAGATGAAGCCATCAACAGACACCCAAGATTCAG CACCCTTACCAGAAACATACGTCACCgaagaggagagaaggttgTGATTAATGTGCCAA TTTTCAAAGACAAGTGCACTCCATCTCCGTTTGTGGAGGACTTTCCTGAGGACGACGGCGAAGCGGCGAGGGCGGCTCTGCCCGATCATATCTACATGGACGCCATGGGCTTTGGCATGGGCAACTGCTGCCTGCAG gttacATTCCAGGCATGCAGCATCGATGAGGCCAGGTACCTCTATGACCAACTAGCAACTTTCTGCCCCATTGTG ATGGCGCTGAGTGCTGCCTCTCCCTTCTACAGAGGCTATGTGTCAGATATTGATTGTCGATGGGGAGTTATTTCTGCCTCGGTGGACGACAGGACACAGGAGGAGCGCGGGCTGAAG CCtttgaaaaacagcaaatacagGATCTTCAAGTCGAGATACGACTCCATCGACAGCTACCTGTCGAGCTGTGGCGAGAAGTACAACGACATCGATTTGACGATAGACACGGAGATTAACGAACAGCTGCTCAGTGCAG GTATCGACAAGCTGCTGGCCCAACACATAGCGCACCTCTTCATCCGAGATCCACTCTCTGTCTTCCAGGAGAAAATACACCTGGATGATGAAAACGAGTCTGATCACTTCGAG AACCTCCAGTCGACCAACTGGCAGACGATGAGGTTTAAACCTCCACCCCCGAACTCTGACATCGGCTGGAGAGTTGAGTTTCGCCCCATGGAG gtGCAATTAACTGACTTTGAAAACGCTGCGTACGTGGTGTTTGTCGTGCTGCTGACCAGAGTGATCTTGTCTTATAAACTGGACTTCCTAATCCCTCTGTCAAAG gttgatgaaaacatgaaagagGCTCAGAAGAGGAATGCAGTCCAGGAGGGCATGTTTTACTTCagaaaggacatttttaaaG GCTGCAGTACGGTGCTGGACGGCGCCTCTTCTGCTCAGAACGGCTTGGAGACTGATGGAGGCGATAATGAGGAGTACACGCTGATGAGCATTGACACGATCATCAATGGAAAG GAGGGAGTTTTTCAAGGGCTCATCCCGATCCTCAACTGCTATCTGGAAAACATGGAAGTTGACGTCGACACCAGGTGCACCATTTTGAATTATCTGAAGCTCATCAAGAAGCGTGCCTCAG GCGAACTTATGACCATGGCCAAGTGGATGAGGGAGTTTGTCGCGACGCACCCGCAGTACAAGCAGGACAGCGTCCTGACCGATAAGATCAACTACGACCTCTTCCGCAAGTGTGACAGGATCGGAAAAGGCGAAGAGCAGTGCCCGGAGCTCATCGGAAACCCCGTTAACAAGTTTAAATGA
- the klhl31 gene encoding kelch-like protein 31 → MAPKKSKTTKKSKGDINEMTIMVEDSPINKINGLNTLLEGGNGFSCISTEVTDSVYAPNLLEGLSSMRQESFLCDLTVATKSKSFDVHKVIMASCSEYIRNILKKDSTLQKIDLTDLSPVGLATAITYAYSGKLTLSLYSIGSTIAAANLLQIGTLVKMCSDFLIQELSVENCMYVANIADAYSLKETKEASQKFMRENFIEFSEMEQFLKLTYEQISDFLSDDSLHLPSEITAFQIAMKWLDFDEKRLKYAADLLTHIRFGTISAQDLVNHVQSVPRMMQDSECHRLLVDAMNYHLLPYQQNILQSRRTKVRGGLKVILTVGGRPALTEKSLSKDVLYRDADNVWNKFTEMPAKSFNQCVAVLDGFLYVAGGEDQNDARNQAKHAVSNFCRYDPRFNNWIHLSSMIQKRTHFSLNTFNGLLFAIGGRNSDGVQASVECYVPSSNQWQMKAPMDVPRCCHASSVIIGKILVSGGYINNAYSRAVCSYDPSTDTWYDKTSLSTPRGWHCGATVGDRAYVIGGSQLGGRGERVDVLAVESFNPHSGQWSYCTPLHTGVSTAGISILNNKVYLLGGWNEGEKKYKKCIQVFNPDLNEWTDDDELPEATVGISCCVLIMPTRKTRESRASSVSSAPVSI, encoded by the exons ATGGCACCCAAAAAGAGCAAGACCACCAAGAAAAGTAAAGGAGACATAAATGAAATGACCATCATGGTTGAGGACAGCCCCATCAACAAGATCAACGGGTTAAATACTCTGTTGGAAGGAGGAAACGGTTTCAGCTGCATCTCAACTGAAGTCACTGACTCAGTGTACGCCCCGAATCTCCTGGAGGGCCTGAGCAGCATGAGGCAAGAGAGCTTCCTCTGCGATCTGACAGTAGCCACCAAGTCCAAGTCATTCGACGTGCACAAGGTCATCATGGCCTCCTGCAGCGAGTACATTCGAAACATTCTGAAGAAGGACTCCACCCTCCAGAAGATCGACCTGACTGACCTCTCACCGGTCGGCCTCGCCACTGCCATTACGTATGCATACTCCGGAAAGCTGACCCTGTCACTCTACAGCATCGGCAGCACGATCGCCGCCGCCAACCTGCTGCAGATCGGCACCCTGGTGAAAATGTGCAGCGACTTCCTCATCCAGGAGCTCAGCGTGGAGAATTGCATGTACGTGGCCAATATTGCAGACGCCTACAGTCTCAAAGAAACCAAGGAGGCCTCCCAGAAGTTCATGCGGGAGAACTTCATTGAGTTCTCCGAGATGGAGCAGTTCCTGAAGCTCACCTACGAGCAGATCAGCGACTTCCTCTCAGACGACTCCCTGCACTTGCCCTCCGAAATCACGGCTTTCCAGATCGCCATGAAGTGGTTGGACTTTGACGAGAAGAGGCTGAAGTACGCAGCAGATCTCCTGACCCACATCCGCTTCGGCACCATCTCTGCCCAAGACCTGGTGAATCACGTCCAGAGCGTGCCCAGGATGATGCAAGACTCTGAGTGCCACCGTCTCCTTGTTGATGCCATGAATTACCATCTGCTGCCATACCAACAGAACATCCTCCAGTCACGCAGAACAAAGGTCCGCGGAGGCCTCAAGGTGATTCTCACAGTTGGCGGACGTCCTGCCCTGACAGAGAAATCTCTCAGCAAAGATGTCCTCTATAGAGATGCAGATAACGTGTGGAATAAGTTTACAGAGATGCCGGCAAAGAGCTTTAACCAGTGTGTGGCAGTCTTGGATGGTTTCCTGTATGTGGCAGGTGGCGAGGACCAGAATGATGCAAGGAACCAGGCTAAACATGCTGTCAGCAACTTCTGCAG ATATGACCCCCGCTTCAACAATTGGATTCACTTGAGCAGCATGATCCAAAAGCGCACCCACTTCAGCCTTAACACCTTCAATGGCCTCTTGTTTGCCATCGGAGGGCGAAATTCTGATGGCGTTCAGGCCTCTGTGGAATGCTATGTGCCCTCCTCCAACCAGTGGCAGATGAAAGCTCCCATGGATGTGCCCCGCTGCTGTCATGCCAGCTCCGTCATCATTGGAAAGATCCTTGTGTCCGGAGGGTACATCAACAACGCCTACTCCAGGGCTGTGTGCTCGTATGACCCCTCCACCGACACCTGGTACGATAAGACCAGCCTCAGCACACCTCGAGGTTGGCACTGCGGTGCCACCGTGGGAGACCGGGCCTACGTCATTGGCGGCAGCCAGCTGGGAGGCCGCGGGGAGAGGGTGGATGTCCTTGCCGTCGAATCTTTCAACCCTCACAGTGGCCAGTGGAGCTACTGCACACCCCTGCACACGGGGGTGAGCACGGCAGGTATTTCCATTTTGAACAACAAGGTTTATCTCCTCGGAGGTTGGAACGAGGGCGAGAAGAAATACAAGAAATGCATTCAGGTTTTCAACCCCGACCTCAATGAATGGACTGATGACGATGAATTGCCGGAAGCCACGGTCGGTATTTCATGCTGTGTCCTGATCATGCCCACACGGAAAACACGAGAGTCCAGAGCCAGTTCAGTTTCATCTGCACCCGTCAGTATATAA